From Phragmites australis chromosome 5, lpPhrAust1.1, whole genome shotgun sequence, a single genomic window includes:
- the LOC133918743 gene encoding probable polygalacturonase → MAVLLHRRAVVALAALAVLHAMLSQRCDAGAVTCAGMAPAKLRPEVLSITDFGGVGDGRTLNTWAFRKAVYHIQHQRRRGGTTLHVPAGAWLTGSFNLTSHMTLFLARGAVLKATQDTRSWPLMAPLPSYGRGRELPGARYTSFIHGNGLRDVVITGDKGVIDGQGDVWWNMWRRRTLQYTRPNLVEFMHSSGIHISNIILKNSPFWNIHPVYCDNVVITNMMILAPHDSPNTDGIDPDSSTNVCIEDSYISTGDDLVAIKSGWDEYGIAYGRPSSDITIRRVRGSSPFSGIAIGSEASGGVSNVLVEDCSIFNSGYGIHIKTNVGRGGYIRNVTVNDVRMSNVSNGLRIAGDVGDHPDEHFNQLAVPMVDAVSIKNVWGVNVQQPGSLEGIRSSPFTRICLSNVKLFGWRNAAWKCSDVHGAALGVQPWPCAELTTSFASAGSCSY, encoded by the exons ATGGCCGTGTTGTTGCATCGACGTGCAGTGGTGGCGCTAGCAGCGCTGGCCGTGCTCCACGCAATGCTGTCGCAGCGGTGCGACGCAGGGGCGGTTACGTGCGCCGGCATGGCGCCGGCGAAGCTCCGGCCGGAGGTGTTGTCCATAACGGACTTTGGCGGCGTGGGCGACGGCCGGACGCTCAACACCTGGGCGTTCCGCAAGGCCGTTTACCACATCCAGCAccagcggcggcgcggcggcacCACGCTGCACGTCCCGGCGGGGGCGTGGCTCACCGGCAGCTTCAACCTCACCAGCCACATGACGCTGTTCCTCGCCAGGGGCGCCGTGCTCAAGGCCACGCAG GACACGAGGAGCTGGCCGCTGATGGCGCCGCTGCCGTCGTACGGCAGGGGCAGGGAGCTACCAGGGGCGAGGTACACCAGCTTCATCCACGGCAACGGCCTCCGCGACGTCGTCATTACAG GTGACAAAGGAGTCATCGACGGCCAAGGTGACGTGTGGTGGAACATGTGGAGGCGGAGGACTCTTCAGTACACCAGACCAAACCTTGTGGAGTTCATGCATTCCAGTGGCATTCACATCTCCAATATCATTCTCAAGAACTCACCATTCTGGAACATCCATCCTGTTTATTGCGA CAATGTGGTCATaacaaacatgatgatcttggcACCACATGACTCCCCAAACACAGATGGAATTGATCCAG ACTCTAGCACCAACGTATGCATCGAGGACTCTTACATATCAACCGGCGATGACCTCGTCGCAATCAAGAGCGGCTGGGACGAGTACGGGATCGCCTACGGCCGCCCAAGCTCCGACATCACCATCAGGCGTGTCAGGGGCTCGTCCCCTTTCAGTGGCATCGCCATCGGCAGCGAGGCCTCCGGCGGGGTCAGCAACGTCCTAGTGGAGGACTGCAGCATCTTCAACAGCGGCTACGGCATCCACATCAAGACCAACGTGGGCAGAGGCGGGTACATCAGGAACGTCACCGTCAACGACGTGCGCATGAGCAACGTGAGCAACGGGCTCCGCATCGCCGGCGACGTGGGGGACCACCCCGACGAGCACTTCAACCAGCTCGCCGTGCCGATGGTGGACGCGGTGAGCATCAAGAACGTGTGGGGTGTCAATGTCCAGCAGCCTGGCTCCCTCGAGGGCATCAGGAGCTCACCGTTCACGCGGATATGCCTCTCGAATGTCAAGCTCTTTGGGTGGAGGAATGCGGCGTGGAAGTGCAGCGACGTGCACGGGGCCGCTCTCGGGGTGCAGCCATGGCCATGCGCGGAGCTCACGACCAGCTTTGCATCTGCAGGGTCCTGCAGCTATTAG